One genomic segment of Theobroma cacao cultivar B97-61/B2 chromosome 6, Criollo_cocoa_genome_V2, whole genome shotgun sequence includes these proteins:
- the LOC18596825 gene encoding uncharacterized protein LOC18596825, giving the protein MEKKQSARGDISSAQAVLLGALAPGVNGPTWNTLKTAFLMLGLCLAVMFGLAFSSSDSTLILHVAFLVLITITLFLLLDWFLEQTGLVSVECQMQEMDLVPNDRRR; this is encoded by the exons atggaaaagaaacagTCAGCACGAGGAGATATATCATCTGCCCAAGCAGTTTTACTTGGAGCTTTAGCTCCTGGTGTCAAC GGTCCCACATGGAATACACTGAAAACAGCGTTTTTGATGTTGGGTCTTTGCCTTGCTGTTATGTTCGGTTTAGCATTCTCCTCTAGCGACTCTACCTTGATTCTTCATGTTGCCTTCCTTGTTCTCATCACCATCACCCTCTTTTTACTTCTTGACTG GTTTCTTGAACAGACTGGTTTGGTTTCTGTTGAATGTCAAATGCAAGAGATGGACTTGGTACCAAATGATCGTCGGAGATAA
- the LOC18596827 gene encoding protein RALF-like 19, which produces MGSKVWLVFLLLALAMVAESTTFHEASWGLTHFGNDELSSCIDGQCDVEDVSQTLMDSEINRRQLAQKRYISYGALKANSVPCNRRGNSYYNCQNRKRANPYNRGCSAITHCYRYTS; this is translated from the coding sequence ATGGGTTCCAAGGTCTGGCTGGTCTTCCTTCTCTTGGCCTTGGCAATGGTGGCCGAGTCCACCACATTTCACGAGGCCAGCTGGGGTCTCACCCATTTTGGCAACGATGAGTTAAGTTCATGCATTGACGGACAGTGTGATGTTGAAGATGTCAGCCAGACATTGATGGATTCCGAGATAAATCGTCGCCAACTTGCTCAGAAAAGATACATTAGCTACGGAGCCCTTAAGGCCAACTCAGTCCCATGCAACCGTCGTGGAAACTCCTACTACAACTGTCAGAACAGGAAAAGAGCTAACCCTTACAACCGTGGTTGCAGCGCCATTACCCATTGCTATAGGTACACTAGTTGA
- the LOC18596826 gene encoding protein SMG7L, whose amino-acid sequence MSSTLAVPLKDQKEKANFLLEIAKTEKQLWAIIHSKGLLHSDVRDLYHKVCLSYESFILSDQELIELQDVEYSLWKLHYKHIDEFRKRTKRSSANSESVTSVMAPSCADDKHVEGFKSFLLKATEFYKNLIVKIRSHYGLPQESSLYKSGGSAASVEPKKLQKCHFLCHRFLVCLGDLARYMEQYDKSGVQKHNWSVAATYYLEATTIWPDSGNPQNQLAVLATYVGDEFLALYHCVRSLAVKEPFPDAQNNLILLFERSRSSHLHTLLSEAQFDFLKPSERSDASVKSRSSRNISDCCLLKGEHDHSAEMNFWPLLIRTLSFFFLKSSLEDFPCAFASTMRELDMMMVLDDMKLRAMLESYQLMDSARTGPFRALQAVSIFIFVFHYLINSPEIKGSKDGRSKQHLEKIQLALTATFIFMGRLVDRCLKANLLDSCPLLPTVLVFVEWLVSILDEVEAYGVDDKTTSSISYFFDTFIDLLKQFNVSVGVLSRERAALWEDYELRGFAPLVQIHVSLDFSTNWDHIDSYESGIECRIQRIINAAMKIADRSNGSYKWIAYDSSGRKFYAKDTNVMPERPESGKVGSTSSDVNVKGVHSHIDEATKECRTQIANENESNHAMNGKAVVMEEEEIILFKPLTRYNSAPLYGLRNNAKDPASPKEMEENVPSDECLRRATSLLIAQNQAHCDASDFHSDISNFSRSKPFKQQELFVKDTTAFSFSEVPVSAGPPSLSAWVLNRGILSSTEEGRSDMSRQGLSPIDEIATPSLSGLSIWQTVDSVSSSRSEASTNHYSPPPYSAPVPSAPLLPDDAAWYNGTQSSISEVKGSGYISKPGNFYDASRVSGYPNWSPDGELNYGSAIPGFMEKYPPPFRGMTSSEWLRQFRESRNLVRANNHVSPINFFAPGNPRNFPTPDASRFGLFDQYGVPSVSNPTVNTESSIVHPGFPLAYGVDDQRREKLFHGYQRPSPYGCGAVTELRDEPQPLLQYLKEREWLLQQDPTLRNPTIWENKTCKSNR is encoded by the exons ATGAGTAGTACTTTAGCTGTTCCCCTGAAAGATCAGAAAGAGAAGGCAAATTTCCTTCTTGAG ATTGCTAAGACAGAAAAGCAGTTATGGGCAATAATCCATTCCAAAGGTTTATTGCACTCTGATGTTCGGGACTTGTACCATAAAGTCTGTTTAAGTTATGAGAGTTTCATTTTGAGCGATCAAGAACTGATAGAACTTCAAGATGTTGAATATTCACTGTGGAAGCTACACTATAAGCACATTGATGAGTTTcgcaaaagaacaaaaagaagcTCTGCTAATTCAGAAAGTGTGACATCTGTGATGGCCCCAAGTTGTGCTGATGACAAACATGTAGAAGGGTTTAAGTCATTTCTGCTGAAAGCCACtgaattttacaaaaatttgaTTGTGAAAATCCGAAGTCATTATGGGCTTCCACAAGAATCTTCCTTGTATAAAAGTGGTGGCAGCGCTGCTTCTGTTGAACCAAAGAAATTGCAGAAATGTCACTTTTTGTGTCATCGTTTTTTAGTTTGTCTTGGGGATCTGGCTAGATATATGGAACAATATGACAAATCTGGTGTCCAGAAACATAACTGGTCAGTTGCAGCCACCTACTACTTGGAAGCTACCACAATTTGGCCAGATAGTGGGAACCCCCAAAATCAG TTGGCAGTCTTGGCAACATATGTTGGTGATGAGTTTCTTGCTCTATACCACTGCGTAAGAAGTTTAGCTGTAAAAGAACCTTTCCCTGATGCCCAGAACAACCTCATTTTACTTTTTGAAAGG AGCAGGTCAAGTCATTTGCATACTCTTTTAAGTGaggcccaatttgatttcttaaaACCATCTGAAAGAAGTGATGCCTCGGTCAAATCACGATCAAGTAGGAATATTTCAGATTGCTGTCTGTTGAAGGGTGAACATGATCACTCTGCAGAAATGAATTTCTGGCCACTCCTTATCAGAACACTAAGTTTCTTCTTCTTAAAATCAAG TTTGGAGGACTTCCCCTGTGCTTTTGCATCTACCATGAGAGAGTTGGATATGATGATGGTGTTAGATGATATGAAACTAAGAGCCATGTTGGAATCCTATCAGCTTATGGATTCGGCTAGAACAGGTCCTTTCCGTGCTCTTCAAGCTGTTTCCATTTTCATATTTGTCTTCCATTATCTAATTAATAGCCCAGAAATCAAAGGGTCGAAAGATGGAAGGAGTAAGCAACATCTTGAGAAGATACAATTGGCATTGACTGCTACCTTCATATTCATGGGACGTCTTGTTGATAGATGTTTAAAGGCAAATCTTTTGGACTCTTGTCCCCTTCTACCCACTGTACTTGTTTTTGTGGAGTGGCTGGTGAGCATACTTGATGAAGTCGAAGCATACGGGGTGGATGACAAAACTACAAGCTctatatcttatttttttgataCTTTTATTGACCTCTTGAAGCAGTTCAATGTTAGCGTTGGAGTTTTGTCCCGTGAAAGAGCTGCATTGTGGGAAGATTATGAGTTGAGGGGCTTTGCACCATTAGTTCAAATACATGTTTCATTAGATTTCTCAACTAACTGGGATCACATAGACAGTTATGAAAGTGGGATTGAATGCCGTATTCAGCGTATAATCAATGCTGCGATGAAGATTGCAGACAGATCAAATGGTTCCTATAAGTGGATCGCCTATGATAGTTCTGGAAGGAAATTCTATGCGAAAGATACAAATGTAATGCCTGAGAGACCAGAATCAGGAAAAGTAGGGTCTACCAGTTCTGATGTAAATGTCAAAGGGGTGCATTCTCATATTGATGAAGCCACAAAGGAGTGCAGGACACAAATTGCCAATGAAAATGAAAGCAACCATGCTATGAATGGGAAAGCTGTTGTCATGGAAGAGGAAGAAATAATTCTCTTCAAGCCTCTTACAAGATATAATTCGGCCCCACTCTATGGTTTAAGGAACAATGCGAAAGACCCTGCATCTCCAAAAGAGATGGAGGAAAATGTTCCTTCTGATGAATGTTTGCGCCGCGCTACATCACTACTTATAGCCCAAAACCAGGCCCATTGTGATGCTTCAGATTTTCATTCTGACATTTCTAATTTCAGTCGCAGCAAGCCATTCAAGCAGCAGGAGCTTTTTGTAAAAGATACTACAGCCTTTTCATTTTCAGAAGTCCCCGTCTCTGCTGGGCCTCCTTCTCTTAGTGCTTGGGTTCTAAATAGAGGAATTTTAAGCAGTACTGAAGAGGGGAGAAGTGATATGAGTAGACAGGGGTTGAGCCCAATCGATGAAATAGCTACTCCATCCCTGAGTGGTCTCTCCATCTGGCAAACTGTGGATTCTGTCTCTTCTTCAAGATCTGAAGCTTCAACCAACCATTACTCACCTCCTCCGTATTCAGCTCCTGTGCCTTCTGCCCCTTTATTGCCTGATGATGCTGCTTGGTATAATGGTACTCAATCTAGTATATCTGAGGTGAAAGGCTCAGGGTACATTAGTAAACCAGGGAATTTCTATGATGCATCAAGGGTAAGTGGCTACCCCAATTGGTCTCCTGATGGGGAACTTAATTATGGTTCTGCTATTCCAGGTTTCATGGAAAAATACCCCCCTCCATTTAGAGGGATGACTTCTTCGGAATGGCTTCGTCAATTCAGAGAAAGTCGCAATCTTGTACGGGCCAACAACCATGTGAGTCCTATCAACTTTTTTGCCCCGGGGAACCCCAGGAACTTCCCCACTCCTGATGCTTCCCGCTTTGGCCTTTTTGATCAGTATGGAGTTCCTTCTGTTTCTAATCCAACAGTTAATACAGAGAGTTCAATAGTGCATCCAGGATTTCCCCTTGCTTACGGCGTGGATGATCAGAGAAGGGAGAAGCTGTTTCATGGTTACCAAAGGCCAAGCCCTTATGGTTGTGGTGCCGTGACTGAACTTAGAGACGAGCCACAGCCACTCTTGCAGTATCTAAAGGAGAGAGAATGGCTACTCCAGCAGGATCCAACCCTGAGAAATCCTACTATATGGGAAAATAAAACTTGCAAATCAAACAGATGA